One part of the Sphingopyxis sp. PAMC25046 genome encodes these proteins:
- a CDS encoding neutral zinc metallopeptidase — MRLDDYDPGDDIRDLGRGGGGFGGGGGGGIGGLLIGFLPMLLGRKMGCGTILLLGAVAFFLLGPGANMLSSGSGSADPMADSRGASGAICDTEAERFACNVFSSTNKVWGGLINGYREPSLRFYTDNNRSGCGAAQSAMGPFYCPADQGIYLDTSFFRELDQKFGAAGDAAQAYVVAHEVGHHIQTVSGVSDQVRRAQQRASQAEGNALQVRMELQADCYAGVWAARAKTNDGQSVMEPGDMEEAMRAANAIGDDTLMRSAGQRPVPESFTHGTSEQRMSWLRRGLQTGDPRQCNAFDTAI; from the coding sequence ATGCGCCTCGACGATTATGATCCCGGAGACGATATTCGCGATCTGGGCCGAGGCGGCGGCGGTTTCGGCGGCGGCGGAGGGGGCGGAATCGGCGGGCTGCTGATTGGGTTCCTGCCGATGCTGCTCGGGCGCAAGATGGGCTGCGGGACGATCCTGCTGCTCGGCGCAGTGGCATTTTTCCTGCTCGGCCCCGGTGCCAATATGCTGAGCAGCGGCAGCGGTTCGGCCGATCCGATGGCCGACAGCCGGGGCGCTTCCGGCGCCATATGCGACACGGAAGCGGAGCGTTTTGCCTGCAACGTGTTCAGTTCGACCAACAAGGTGTGGGGTGGCCTGATCAACGGCTATCGCGAACCAAGCCTGCGTTTCTATACCGACAACAACCGCTCCGGATGCGGCGCGGCCCAATCGGCGATGGGGCCCTTCTATTGCCCCGCCGACCAAGGCATCTACCTCGACACCAGCTTCTTCCGCGAACTCGACCAAAAGTTCGGGGCCGCAGGCGACGCGGCGCAGGCGTACGTCGTTGCGCACGAGGTTGGGCATCATATCCAGACGGTCAGCGGCGTTTCCGATCAGGTGCGCCGAGCACAACAACGCGCGTCGCAGGCCGAGGGCAATGCGCTGCAGGTCCGTATGGAACTGCAGGCAGATTGCTACGCCGGCGTCTGGGCCGCACGCGCAAAGACAAACGACGGCCAATCGGTGATGGAACCGGGCGACATGGAAGAGGCGATGCGCGCGGCCAATGCGATCGGCGACGACACGCTGATGCGCTCCGCAGGCCAGCGCCCGGTGCCCGAAAGCTTTACCCACGGCACGAGCGAACAGCGCATGAGCTGGCTTCGCCG